In a genomic window of Chrysemys picta bellii isolate R12L10 chromosome 1, ASM1138683v2, whole genome shotgun sequence:
- the LOC135982881 gene encoding uncharacterized protein LOC135982881 — translation MQSSPAVMAVQSVNRKRAPAWTDQEVLDLIAVWGDESVLSELRSKRRNAKIYEKISKDMSERGYSRDAMQCRVKIKELRQGYQKTKEANGRSGSHPQTSRFYEALHSILGAAATTTPPVTVDSEDGIVSTAGSSDMLGDGEDEEGDEEGEAVGSAHNTDFPDSQDLFITITEIPYEASPAVTPDTESGEGSATPSATVSQPSLASHSQRLARIRRRKKRTREDMFSELMACSQAQAAQQTQWRENLTRMHQANMDREERWRQEDQQATQTLLGLLREQTDTLWRLVDVLQERRQEDRAPLQSISNRPPPPPSPIPTSPKVQRRRGGRVPANSHSTPAESSSSRRLSFPKI, via the exons atgcagagctctccagcagtgatggccgtgcagtctgtgaatagaaagagggccccagcatggactgatcaggaagtcttggatctcatcgctgtgtggggcgatgagtccgtgctttccgagctgcgatccaaaagaaggaatgcaaagatctacgagaagatctctaaagacatgtcagagagaggatacagccgggatgcaatgcagtgccgcgtgaaaatcaaggagctgagacaaggctaccagaagaccaaagaggcaaacggacgctccggatcccatccccagacatcccgtttctacgaggcactgcattccatcctcggtgcggccgccaccactaccccaccagtgaccgtggactctgaggatgggatagtgtccacggccggttcctcggacatgttaggggacggggaagatgaggaaggagatgaggagggcgaggcagtcggcagcgctcacaacactgatttccccgacagccaggatctcttcatcaccattacagagatcccctacgaagcgtccccagccgttaccccggacacagaatctggggaaggatcagcca ccccatctgcgactgtctcacaacctagcctggcatcacactcccagaggctagcgcggattaggcgtaggaagaagaggacacgggaggacatgttctctgagcttatggcctgttcccaagcccaggcagcacagcagacccagtggcgggagaacttgacccgaatgcaccaagccaacatggatcgggaggagaggtggcggcaggaagaccagcaggcgactcaaacgctgcttggactactgagggagcaaacggacacgctctggcgccttgtggatgttctgcaggaacggaggcaggaggacagagccccgctgcagtccatctctaaccgccctcccccgccaccaagtcccatacccacctcacccaaagtgcaaagaaggagaggcggcagagtccctgctaactctcactccacccctgcagagagctctagtagcagaaggctctcattccccaaaatttga